From one Candidatus Neomarinimicrobiota bacterium genomic stretch:
- the dcm gene encoding DNA (cytosine-5-)-methyltransferase — QAFSYAGKKLGFNDARGTLFYEFARVVNEVKPPICIGENVRGLLSHDKGRTINGMISILHEIGYRVAPIQILKAVQFRVPQKRERLILVGIREDVDVSFEYPKPLNKEFTLQDALKKGSLYDSDVPYSDGASYPKYKHDVLDRIPPKGYWRDLSVEMQKEYMGGSYYLGGGKTGMARRIGWDEPCLTLTCSPAQKQTERCHPEETRPFTVREYARIQTFPDDWTFSGSIAQQYKQIGNAVPVNMGKEIGYSIIKFLNKYHKYVSI; from the coding sequence CAAGCATTTAGTTATGCTGGAAAAAAACTTGGCTTTAATGACGCGCGTGGAACGCTTTTTTACGAGTTTGCAAGAGTTGTGAATGAGGTGAAGCCACCCATATGCATTGGAGAAAATGTTCGGGGTCTTTTAAGCCATGATAAAGGTAGAACAATAAATGGCATGATATCTATTCTTCATGAGATAGGTTATCGAGTTGCGCCAATACAAATACTAAAAGCTGTTCAATTTCGTGTACCACAGAAAAGAGAACGACTTATTCTTGTTGGGATACGCGAAGATGTGGATGTTTCTTTCGAATATCCTAAGCCACTTAATAAAGAGTTTACGCTTCAGGATGCTTTAAAGAAAGGCTCATTGTATGATTCTGATGTACCATATTCCGATGGTGCAAGCTACCCGAAATACAAACATGACGTACTCGACCGCATACCACCAAAGGGGTATTGGAGGGATTTATCTGTAGAAATGCAAAAAGAATACATGGGCGGTAGCTATTACTTAGGGGGCGGGAAAACAGGAATGGCAAGAAGAATTGGCTGGGATGAACCTTGTTTGACTCTCACATGTAGTCCTGCGCAAAAGCAAACTGAACGGTGTCACCCAGAGGAAACCCGGCCATTTACTGTAAGGGAGTACGCAAGAATTCAAACATTCCCAGACGACTGGACATTCTCAGGTTCAATTGCTCAGCAATACAAGCAGATCGGCAATGCCGTTCCCGTCAACATGGGAAAAGAAATTGGATATTCCATTATTAAGTTCCTAAACAAATACCATAAGTATGTATCTATATAG
- a CDS encoding PmeII family type II restriction endonuclease — MITEAEKIEILNNAKRWFTDTVASNHITNTLKLEDVKKFKVNPFLSKYLANYLTGNADPKSIARALIYPRVLGTSITTSFGTNIQKFTSNVLPAFGSTTSGIDIEFVDQVDGTKKYCQLKAGPNTINKDDVETIAGHFNNVIHLARTNGISLSYGNLIVGVIYGDNSDLSSHYNRILSQYNHPVYAGNNFWTRLTGDERFYFELIDAIGSIAIESDYSKELERVIEKLANSRSFRKYFAF; from the coding sequence ATGATTACTGAAGCAGAGAAAATTGAAATATTAAACAATGCAAAGAGATGGTTCACAGATACTGTTGCAAGTAACCACATAACAAATACTCTCAAATTGGAAGATGTTAAAAAATTTAAAGTAAACCCATTCCTTTCAAAGTATTTGGCAAACTATTTAACAGGAAATGCGGATCCTAAAAGCATTGCAAGAGCATTAATATATCCGAGAGTATTAGGTACTTCCATTACTACATCCTTCGGTACTAACATTCAGAAATTTACAAGTAATGTCCTTCCTGCTTTTGGGAGTACTACAAGTGGCATAGATATAGAATTTGTAGACCAAGTTGATGGAACTAAAAAGTACTGCCAGCTAAAAGCTGGTCCCAATACAATTAATAAAGATGATGTTGAAACAATAGCTGGACATTTTAATAATGTTATTCATTTAGCTAGAACTAATGGAATTAGCTTATCCTATGGCAATTTAATAGTTGGTGTAATATACGGAGATAACAGTGACTTAAGCTCTCATTATAATCGAATATTATCTCAGTATAATCATCCTGTTTATGCAGGAAATAATTTTTGGACAAGATTAACTGGAGATGAACGCTTTTATTTTGAGCTTATTGACGCGATTGGCTCAATTGCAATAGAATCTGACTATAGTAAAGAGCTTGAAAGAGTGATAGAAAAGCTAGCTAATTCTAGGAGTTTTAGAAAATATTTTGCTTTTTGA
- a CDS encoding phosphodiester glycosidase family protein, with the protein MMRFSLLFTAFILLANTQMYADFLTSTPVGPGMIHHHEYRSAGPWHLHVLEVDLTDTLNTLETVKASNRIAGFERTSSMAGRSDYPGHQVVGAINADFYDGSGITIGAQIINGTLLKRPTYRSTFALTTDKRPLTNVVSYNGQVMKQDSLTFAITGINEERLDNALVLYNHYFSVATGTNQWGTEIRLEYLEPPLGVNAPIAAVVTVKDSSLEAGHGNMYIPSTGGAILSGHGLARDFLNDHIFVGDTLSIELNLTPDSGIIKELVGGIPRIVRNGSRSVEWEAESVSYSFAHDRHPRTAVGFSADSTRVYFFTVDGRQAGYSAGMSLYELADYMLEWGVYQGMNLDGGGSTTMVIRGSVANSPSDGGGERSVSNALMAISMAPEGPLEYLNLPWEETYSLVETQLQFSVTGSDIYYNPLPVNSDSLSWFCDPLIGTISSTGLFTAATETTQGFVTVSIGDIVDSTLVHVTDISTLSLEPDPVILEVGEIQMMTASAHDSFGHLLQVEPEAYTWLVSSEIASVSPSGEVTAENVGNGSIQASFHGISSSVPLVVGSSISVVLDDFTTTDNYSLSGTRVNLDQCAFTADNSQFVSAPTSGRLDYSLTTGGTSALYLNCTIPVSGTPESISLQVYGDNSGHWLRGEFQNATGDKFLINFTLSSPGIDWNNEWRELIIPISEATPHWGNPNASLSFPLTWKKIYLAETNDNNKDSGTIFLDDFTVNFISSPIAPSPTARPENFNLEHQFPNPFNARTRFLFTIHQPGILELRMYSVDGQEVDYIKQETYVGNLALNWEPGDLSSGVYLFRATLDRQVVSGKCLLLK; encoded by the coding sequence ATGATGCGTTTCTCACTTCTTTTTACTGCTTTTATTTTGTTGGCCAATACTCAGATGTATGCAGACTTTTTAACCAGTACACCTGTGGGTCCCGGCATGATTCATCATCACGAATACCGGTCAGCAGGTCCCTGGCACCTTCATGTGCTCGAAGTCGACCTTACTGATACTCTGAATACTTTGGAAACAGTGAAAGCCAGCAATCGCATTGCCGGTTTTGAACGAACATCCTCCATGGCTGGACGCTCAGATTATCCTGGTCACCAGGTGGTCGGTGCAATTAATGCAGATTTTTATGATGGCAGCGGCATCACTATCGGCGCACAGATCATCAATGGAACACTCCTGAAACGCCCAACCTACCGCTCAACTTTTGCCCTTACAACAGACAAACGCCCCCTTACCAATGTAGTTAGCTATAATGGACAGGTAATGAAACAGGATAGTCTGACCTTTGCCATCACCGGGATAAATGAAGAACGCCTGGACAATGCGCTGGTACTCTATAACCACTATTTTAGTGTTGCTACGGGAACCAATCAATGGGGCACTGAGATCCGGCTGGAATACCTCGAGCCACCCCTGGGGGTAAACGCTCCCATTGCTGCCGTCGTCACAGTCAAAGACAGCAGCCTGGAAGCGGGACATGGCAACATGTACATTCCTTCAACTGGAGGAGCAATCCTGTCCGGACACGGTTTAGCCCGTGATTTTCTGAATGACCATATTTTTGTGGGAGATACACTGAGCATTGAATTAAACTTGACCCCTGACTCTGGCATTATCAAGGAATTAGTCGGCGGTATCCCTCGCATTGTCAGGAATGGCAGCCGGAGTGTGGAATGGGAGGCTGAATCAGTCAGTTACAGTTTTGCTCATGATCGGCATCCCCGCACGGCTGTTGGCTTTTCAGCGGACAGTACACGAGTTTACTTTTTCACTGTCGATGGACGTCAAGCCGGATATAGTGCCGGCATGAGCCTCTATGAGCTGGCTGATTATATGTTGGAATGGGGTGTTTATCAGGGAATGAACCTGGATGGCGGTGGTTCAACCACCATGGTTATTCGAGGTAGCGTTGCCAACAGCCCCTCTGATGGCGGTGGAGAACGATCGGTCTCAAATGCCCTCATGGCAATTTCCATGGCTCCAGAAGGACCCCTGGAGTATTTGAATCTACCCTGGGAGGAAACCTACTCTCTGGTCGAAACCCAACTGCAATTTTCAGTCACGGGCTCGGATATATATTACAACCCTCTACCTGTTAACAGTGATTCCCTGAGCTGGTTTTGTGACCCTCTCATCGGGACTATCTCGTCCACTGGTCTTTTTACCGCTGCTACTGAAACGACCCAGGGCTTTGTGACGGTGAGCATTGGTGACATTGTTGATTCCACCCTGGTGCATGTAACTGATATTTCCACCCTCAGCCTGGAGCCAGATCCGGTCATCCTGGAAGTAGGTGAGATCCAAATGATGACAGCCAGCGCCCATGACAGTTTTGGTCACCTGCTACAGGTAGAACCTGAAGCATACACCTGGTTGGTTTCCTCTGAAATAGCCTCTGTTTCACCCAGCGGTGAGGTAACTGCTGAAAATGTTGGAAACGGCTCTATTCAGGCTTCATTTCATGGTATCAGTTCGTCTGTCCCCCTGGTGGTGGGGAGTTCTATAAGTGTGGTACTGGACGATTTTACAACTACTGACAATTACAGTCTCAGCGGCACACGCGTTAATCTTGATCAGTGTGCTTTTACAGCTGATAACAGCCAATTCGTTTCGGCTCCTACATCAGGACGACTGGATTATAGTTTGACCACCGGTGGTACCAGCGCGCTCTATTTGAATTGCACTATTCCGGTCTCTGGAACCCCTGAATCTATTTCTCTTCAAGTTTATGGTGATAATTCCGGCCATTGGTTACGGGGAGAATTTCAAAATGCCACAGGAGACAAATTTCTAATCAATTTTACCTTGTCTTCACCTGGGATCGACTGGAATAATGAATGGCGCGAATTGATCATTCCCATATCAGAAGCCACTCCACATTGGGGTAATCCCAATGCCAGTTTGAGTTTCCCCCTGACCTGGAAAAAAATCTACCTGGCTGAAACAAATGATAATAATAAAGACTCCGGGACTATTTTCCTGGATGATTTCACCGTAAATTTTATCAGCTCGCCCATTGCCCCTTCACCGACAGCTCGTCCTGAAAACTTCAACCTGGAGCACCAATTTCCCAATCCTTTCAATGCCCGTACCCGTTTCCTGTTTACCATTCATCAACCGGGGATTCTGGAATTACGCATGTATAGCGTTGATGGTCAGGAAGTGGATTATATCAAGCAGGAAACCTACGTTGGCAATTTAGCCCTTAACTGGGAGCCAGGAGATCTGTCCAGTGGGGTCTACCTTTTTCGAGCAACCCTTGATCGGCAGGTAGTTTCAGGTAAATGTCTGCTACTGAAATAG
- a CDS encoding amino acid permease, whose amino-acid sequence MSILKRRLSLSHALALIIGTVIGSGVFIQLPLVQQATGSPMLAVVAWLIGGLIWLPQIFLLSEMGTAYPDQGFGYLYLKKAGSPPLAFLYVWTVFLTSDTPSITILAIAAVSALDLFFPILQNPLHTRIWASVIILLLTLVHVRSIIQGSRLQLVLTIVKVAPLIMLTGLGFFFFNSSELFLQPRLEQPASLFILLSAGVAATVWSYAGFPNILYMAGEVKNPGKVLPKALIGSLIFVTFIYVSVAFATGALVPHDELINQAGGFANPFRYLPWFAGIAAGFLALSAFTSMVGATNACIMVQPRIEYAIARDGLFFPIFGKLHPRFGTPANSILIQSGLAIIMVFIGGIEALMGYFTLSYILQNLIIYIVIFWLKKREDYKPVFKSPAWRSMAVLSILFQVLLLFGTFQAFPTAGVIASFILIISGLPVYWFFKRGLKTQP is encoded by the coding sequence ATGTCAATTCTTAAGCGAAGACTGTCCTTGTCTCATGCCCTGGCACTCATTATTGGGACAGTTATTGGATCTGGTGTATTTATCCAACTGCCCCTGGTGCAACAAGCCACGGGCAGTCCTATGTTGGCTGTGGTCGCCTGGCTGATCGGCGGTTTGATCTGGTTACCTCAAATATTTCTACTCTCTGAAATGGGGACAGCTTATCCAGATCAAGGCTTTGGCTATCTCTACTTGAAAAAAGCCGGGAGCCCCCCGTTGGCTTTCCTGTACGTCTGGACTGTTTTTCTCACTAGTGATACACCATCAATTACGATCCTGGCCATAGCGGCAGTTTCTGCTCTTGATCTGTTTTTTCCTATTCTGCAAAACCCGCTGCATACCCGTATATGGGCCAGCGTCATCATTCTGCTACTCACCCTGGTTCATGTTCGTAGTATTATTCAGGGTAGCCGGTTACAGTTGGTCCTCACCATAGTAAAGGTAGCTCCTCTGATCATGTTGACCGGTTTGGGATTCTTCTTCTTCAACTCATCAGAGCTATTTTTGCAGCCTCGTCTGGAGCAGCCTGCTTCTCTATTTATCCTGCTTAGCGCTGGTGTTGCAGCAACCGTTTGGAGTTATGCTGGTTTTCCCAACATTCTCTATATGGCCGGTGAAGTCAAAAACCCGGGGAAGGTTCTGCCCAAAGCCCTGATTGGCAGTCTGATCTTTGTCACTTTTATTTATGTGTCTGTCGCTTTTGCCACTGGAGCCCTGGTACCCCACGACGAACTGATCAACCAGGCTGGGGGCTTTGCCAATCCCTTCCGCTATCTACCCTGGTTTGCCGGTATTGCTGCCGGATTTCTGGCTTTATCCGCATTCACTTCAATGGTAGGTGCTACAAATGCCTGCATCATGGTTCAACCTCGAATCGAATATGCCATTGCCCGGGACGGATTATTTTTTCCCATATTTGGTAAGCTCCATCCCCGTTTTGGCACACCGGCTAACTCAATTTTGATTCAATCCGGATTAGCGATCATCATGGTCTTTATAGGCGGGATAGAAGCTTTGATGGGCTACTTCACCCTCTCTTACATTTTGCAGAACCTGATCATTTACATCGTTATTTTCTGGTTGAAGAAGCGTGAGGACTATAAGCCTGTATTCAAAAGTCCGGCCTGGCGGTCCATGGCGGTTCTCTCTATTTTATTTCAGGTTCTGTTGCTTTTTGGAACATTTCAAGCTTTCCCCACAGCTGGAGTAATCGCCAGCTTTATCTTAATTATTTCTGGTTTGCCGGTTTACTGGTTTTTTAAACGGGGATTGAAAACTCAACCATAA
- a CDS encoding GNAT family N-acetyltransferase produces the protein MQYQLIDHGTKAYEQSLNLRHQVLRVPLGMDLFDGSYDDLSEESRYYHFGAFNDEGKLVASILGIPISIHEVRVKQMAVFEDLQGQGVGRNLFMIFEAYLLDLGFESFVLHARRTVHEFYLNLGYEIQSDEFQEVGLPHYKMRKTFISTFD, from the coding sequence ATGCAGTATCAGTTGATCGATCATGGGACAAAAGCCTATGAACAATCATTGAATTTGCGACATCAGGTTCTAAGAGTTCCCCTGGGCATGGATCTTTTCGATGGCTCTTATGATGACCTGAGTGAGGAGTCTCGCTACTATCATTTCGGTGCTTTTAATGACGAGGGAAAATTGGTGGCCAGTATCCTGGGAATACCCATTTCCATTCATGAGGTGCGTGTCAAACAGATGGCCGTGTTTGAGGATTTACAGGGACAAGGGGTCGGAAGAAACCTTTTTATGATCTTTGAAGCGTATCTTCTTGATCTGGGTTTTGAATCATTCGTACTCCACGCGCGTAGGACGGTTCATGAGTTCTATCTGAACCTGGGTTATGAAATCCAGAGTGATGAATTTCAAGAGGTTGGGCTGCCCCACTATAAAATGCGAAAAACTTTCATTTCAACCTTCGATTGA
- a CDS encoding CatA-like O-acetyltransferase: MNQPRNYGTDDSVPKIVFGKHEKRDGRVLMPISVEVHHSLLDGFHVGLYFKGFQQSINDPETLLEG, translated from the coding sequence ATGAATCAACCCAGGAACTACGGTACCGATGACAGTGTCCCTAAAATTGTATTCGGAAAACATGAAAAACGGGATGGACGTGTGTTAATGCCAATTTCTGTAGAAGTTCATCACTCCCTGTTGGATGGCTTCCATGTTGGATTATATTTTAAAGGTTTTCAACAGAGTATAAACGATCCGGAAACACTTCTAGAGGGTTAA